One Pyxicephalus adspersus chromosome 3, UCB_Pads_2.0, whole genome shotgun sequence genomic window carries:
- the IL21 gene encoding interleukin-21, protein MSFFAATTLLNAVSVERCVELQRALSTIIPYANKTHPQSFHVPVDVKHNCLESALICFRTQVHKLQEATGRNAEKEGKGSFERLLKKVKLTKLLDQKNCTACLHYNTSDPSDFLGKMDALLQRIIFTSGRKANTTLP, encoded by the exons ATGTCTTTTTTCGCAGCTACTACTCTTCTGAATGCAGTTTCTGTTGAACGATGTGTAGAACTACAAAGAGCTTTATCAACAATCATTCCATATGCAAATAAAact CACCCACAGTCTTTCCATGTCCCAGTGGATGTTAag CATAACTGTCTAGAGTCAGCACTGATATGCTTTAGAACTCAAGTTCACAAGTTACAAGAAGCAACAGGAAGAAACGCTGAAAAAGAGGGAAAAGGCAGTTTTGAAAGACTGTTGAAAAAAGTGAAGTTGACAAAATTATTGGATCAAAAG aaCTGCACTGCTTGTCTTCATTACAATACAAGTGATCCAAgtgattttttaggaaaaatggaTGCATTACTGCAGAGG ATTATTTTTACTTCCGGAAGGAAAGCCAATACTACACTTCCATAA